Proteins encoded by one window of Anopheles maculipalpis chromosome 2RL, idAnoMacuDA_375_x, whole genome shotgun sequence:
- the LOC126565440 gene encoding transcription termination factor 5, mitochondrial: MLRLQIFYPDSFVLVGAEYRVVQKWLLNNPALLELDPDETVKKLCYLKYVHVTPDEILEQPQVLFNHLITLENRTTILRECGLVEGLTLNAIGNYLKLIRKSIFLLKRNHLIPKDLDMYEQMKRQFECPVEPKLKWDDLTLLQDMRISFFNEFLTKRLDFGGEELAKLWKSYSKIKHKSFGHTQRVIDILQYDYKFSRDKLVAHMYLLHADPENLLRFPVEVPTIGGIDLKELIFKYPKIMMVNYSSVKQVTGILKQLDIPDGEVLKSLAIFTLSPKTIEYRLQRLMAVKEFEVLTKHPRVLRLIQYHTKAAIRLEYLQQLKVRCASLDVLSSNSQNFERYVREGCDKTKGKDTGHVLKHIFKERGEAALQLIKRHPNWYHVPVLQMQETVDTLLKKKFTLDDIFNNMHILLYPLNRIEEKLTLLQNDDTKLQEELGVELYRANKTQLLALALYLVELDFHFTGDGVWPEQVQQSDSSSTITVELPSSLSGEYKFGKKPPTANSSS; the protein is encoded by the exons ATGCTACGGTTACAAATATTCTATC CGGactcttttgttttggtaGGTGCTGAGTACCGAGTGGTGCAGAAATGGTTGTTGAACAACCCAGCACTGCTAGAGCTGGATCCGGATGAAACGGTCAAGAAATTGTGCTACCTAAAGTACGTTCACGTAACGCCGGATGAAATTTTGGAACAGCCGCAGGTGCTTTTCAACCATCTCATTACGCTGGAGAACCGAACGACAATTTTGCGCGAATGTGGATTAGTGGAAGGCCTCACGCTGAATGCGATTGGAAATTATCTAAAGCTAATACGCAAAAGTATATTTTTGCTAAAGCGTAATCACTTAATTCCAAAGGATTTGGACATGTACGAACAGATGAAGCGCCAGTTCGAATGTCCGGTAGAACCGAAGCTAAAGTGGGACGATCTCACGCTGCTGCAGGATATGCGCATTTCGTTCTTCAACGAATTTCTTACCAAACGACTAGACTTTGGCGGTGAAGAGCTCGCGAAGCTGTGGAAGTCATACTCGAAAATCAAGCATAAAAGCTTCGGTCATACGCAGCGCGTTATCGACATACTGCAGTACGATTATAAATTTAGTCGCGATAAGCTGGTCGCCCACATGTACTTGCTTCATGCGGATCCGGAAAATTTGCTTCGCTTTCCGGTGGAGGTACCAACGATCGGTGGGATCGATCTGAAGGAGCTTATCTTTAAGTATCCCAAGATTATGATGGTAAACTACAGCTCGGTGAAGCAGGTGACCGGTATATTGAAACAGTTGGACATACCGGACGGGGAAGTGTTGAAAAGTTTGGCCATTTTTACGCTCTCGCCGAAAACGATAGAATATCGGCTGCAACGACTGATGGCGGTAAAGGAGTTTGAAGTGCTAACGAAACATCCGCGTGTGTTGCGATTGATACAGTACCACACGAAGGCTGCCATAAGGTTGGAGTATTTGCAGCAGCTAAAGGTGCGTTGCGCTTCGTTGGATGTGCTGTCGAGTAATTCACAAAACTTTGAAAG GTACGTCCGTGAAGGTTGTGACAAAACGAAAGGCAAAGATACGGGCCATGTACTGAAACACATATTCAAGGAACGTGGGGAGGCAGCACTGCAGCTGATAAAGCGTCACCCAAATTGGTATCACGTGCCGGTACTGCAAATGCAGGAAACGGTTGACACTTtgctgaagaaaaagtttacgTTGGATGATATTTTTAACAATATGCACATACTGCTTTATCCACT gAATCGAATAGAAGAGAAACTTACCTTGCTTCAAAACGATGACACAAAGCTACAGGAAGAGCTCGGTGTGGAGCTGTACCGAGCGAACAAAACCCAACTGTTGGCGTTGGCATTGTACTTGGTCGAGTTGGATTTCCATTTTACCGGCGATGGTGTGTGGCCGGAACAGGTACAGCAGAGTGATTCGAGCTCGACGATTACGGTGGAACTGCCGAGCAGTTTAAGCGGCGAGTACAAGTTTGGCAAGAAGCCACCCACCGCAAACAGTTCCTCGTGA
- the LOC126556981 gene encoding transportin-3 isoform X2, producing MEPPTAEAVLQGVFTLYNDPNNVEKEKASKWLEEFQKSIHSWKIADELLRQKHDLNSCTFAAQTMRNKIQNSFHELPEEAHESLRQSLLEHLSHITIETKSVIVTQLSLALADLALLMSSWQKPVATLLQRFSNNVNMMYALIELLTLIPEEVNSRHLRLGANRRKEILLDLEADSTLVGEYLTLCLVNGNESEQLRSKILKCFTSWVQINAFKLPEISDSMIIVYSFQLLSSGTTSPDLHEAATDCLCSLLHCMELNNSRGGLDDKLFGGIMCLEEAYNMSVAQEDLDKSMNLCRLFTVLVESNLTRMVALSDDETPHYSVKSLDLVLNCVGHYDYEVAEITFNMWYRLSEDLYHRNNYQLTSHFTPYVERLVAALYKHSQLDPDHDGLVSGSFNDFRFKVSEIVKDVIFIVSSISCFKQMFIILQSPNVSWESSEAALFIMQNVARNILPEESEVVPKVVEAILNLPENCHIAIRYTSISILGELCDWIDTNPETLQPVLNFLLFALQQKNGLATAAANSLQSICSSCKKHMLGHISGLMEIARCLDGFDIQTESAIGLLKGISIIIGRLPAAQLTPAMQELCSFQVEALSRLTNGDDDGLDGKKSRSDPAFWLDRLASIYRHVSPTVRNNEVNPCAFVIINNWNVLSRALERYKNDSKIMERIVRCIRYAIRCIGKQAMPILEPLVKQIITIYSGHNHSCLLYLGSILVDEFAYEEGCTQGLLNMLQAFIEPTFGVLQMENGLKNHPDMVDDFFRLATRFIQRAPLQFLQSPLVTPIIQCGLLACTLDHREANISVMRFFCSLLRHDRANDLEPMVQSILASHGEALIMNLLYASVFCLHSNMLLDVAEVFIEIKQHSPLQLEEHVKKAVDSLPKKNSGGSVTVTHEQMVQFVSNVVNSQTSRATTQALQDFARLYR from the exons ATGGAGCCACCGACCGCAGAAGCGGTTCTGCAAGGCGTTTTCACACTGTACAACGATCCGAATAATGTGGAAAAGGAGAAAGCCTCGAAGTGGTTggaagaatttcagaaatcg ATCCATTCCTGGAAGATAGCCGACGAGCTGCTGCGGCAAAAACATGATCTTAATTCCTGCACATTCGCGGCACAAACGATGCGCAACAAGATACAGAACAGCTTTCACGAGTTGCCGGAAGAAGCACACGAATCCCTGCGGCAATCGTTGCTCGAGCATCTTAGCCACATTACGATAGAAACGAAGTCGGTCATCGTTACGCAGCTGTCGCTTGCGCTGGCCGACCTAGCGCTGCTAATGTCTTCCTGGCAGAAGCCGGTCGCCACCCTGCTCCAGCGCTTCTCAAACAACGTCAACATGATGTACGCACTGATCGAGCTGCTAACGCTAATACCGGAGGAAGTGAACTCGCGACATCTACGGCTCGGTGCGAACCGGCGGAAAGAGATACTGCTCGATCTGGAGGCAGACTCTACGCTGGTCGGCGAGTACTTGACGCTGTGTCTCGTCAATGGCAACGAGAGCGAGCAGCTGCGATCAAAGATTCTGAAATGTTTCACGTCCTGGGTGCAGATCAATGCATTTAAGTTGCCAGAAATCAGCGACAGCATGATCATCGTGTACAGCTTCCAGCTGCTCAGCAGTGGTACCACCAGTCCGGATCTGCACGAAGCGGCAACGGATTGTTTGTGTTCGCTGCTGCATTGTATGGAGCTGAACAATTCGCGCGGTGGCCTGGACGATAAGCTATTCGGTGGTATCATGTGCCTGGAGGAGGCGTACAACATGTCGGTCGCGCAGGAAGATTTGGACAAATCGATGAACCTGTGCCGGTTGTTTACGGTGCTGGTGGAGAGCAATTTGACGCGGATGGTAGCATTATCGGATGACGAGACGCCACACTATTCGGTGAAATCGCTCGATCTGGTGCTAAACTGTGTGGGGCATTACGATTACGAGGTGGCCGAAATTACCTTCAACATGTGGTACCGGTTGAGCGAAGATTTGTACCACCGGAACAATTATCAGCTTACGTCGCATTTTACACCGTACGTGGAGCGTCTCGTAGCGGCACTGTACAAGCACTCGCAGCTCGATCCTGATCACGATGGGTTGGTGAGCGGATCGTTTAAT GATTTCCGGTTCAAGGTTTCAGAAATAGTCAAGGATGTCATATTTATCGTCAGCTCGATCAGCTGCTTCAAGCAGATGTTCATCATACTGCAAAGCCCGAACGTTTCGTGGGAATCGAGCGAAGCGGCCCTCTTTATCATGCAGAACGTGGCGCGCAATATCCTGCC TGAGGAGAGCGAGGTCGTACCGAAGGTGGTCGAGGCGATACTGAACCTGCCGGAAAATTGTCACATCGCGATCCGCTACACCTCGATCAGCATCCTTGGCGAGCTGTGCGACTGGATCGACACGAACCCGGAAACGCTTCAGCCCGTGCTAAACTTTCTGCTCTTTGCGCTGCAGCAAAAGAATGGGCTGGCTACAGCGGCCGCCAACTCACTGCAATCGATCTGCTCGTCGTGCAAAAAGCATATGCTCGGCCACATTAGCGGGCTGATGGAGATAGCGCGATGTTTGGATGGTTTCGACATCCAGACGGAATCGGCAATCGGGCTGCTGAAGGGTATATCCATCATTATTGGCCGTTTACCGGCGGCCCAGCTTACACCGGCCATGCAGGAACTGTGCAGCTTCCAGGTGGAAGCACTTAGCCGACTGACGaacggcgatgatgatgggctGGATGGGAAGAAAAGTCGTTCCGATCCGGCGTTCTGGTTAGACCGGTTAGCTTCCATCTATCGGCACGTCAGCCCAACCGTACGGAACAACGAGGTAAACCCTTGCGCGttcgtcatcatcaacaactgGAACGTACTGTCCCGTGCCCTGGAACGGTATAAGAACGATTCGAAAATAATGGAGCGCATTGTACGTTGCATCCGGTACGCTATACGGTGTATCGGGAAGCAAGCGATGCCGATCCTGGAACCGCTGGTGAAACAGATCATCACCATCTATTCCGGCCACAATCATAGCTGCCTGCTGTACCTCGGCAGCATACTGGTGGACGAGTTTGCGTACGAGGAAGGCTGTACCCAGGGTTTGCTCAATATGCTGCAGGCCTTCATCGAACCAACGTTCGGTGTGCTGCAGATGGAGAATGGGTTGAAAAACCATCCCGACATGGTGGACGATTTCTTCCGGCTAGCGACACGGTTCATACAACGTGCTCCATTGCAATTTCTCCAGTCGCCACTGGTCACGCCAATCATCCAGTGTGGACTGTTGGCGTGCACGCTCGATCATCGCGAGGCCAACATATCTGTGATGCGATTTTTCTGCAGCCTGTTGCGCCACGACCGAGCGAACGATCTGGAACCGATGGTGCAATCGATACTGGCGTCCCACGGCGAAGCGCTCATCATGAATCTGCTGTACGCGTCCGTCTTCTGTCTGCACTCGAACATGCTACTGGACGTGGCGGAAGTATTTATCGAAATCAAACAACACAGTCCACTGCAGCTAGAGGAGCACGTTAAGAAGGCGGTCGACTCACTGCCAAAGAAGAACAGTGGCGGTTCCGTGACAGTCACGCACGAACAGATGGTACAATTCGTATCGAACGTTGTCAA CTCCCAGACTTCAAGGGCCACCACACAAGCACTGCAAGACTTTGCGCGACTATATCGATAG
- the LOC126556981 gene encoding transportin-3 isoform X1: MEPPTAEAVLQGVFTLYNDPNNVEKEKASKWLEEFQKSIHSWKIADELLRQKHDLNSCTFAAQTMRNKIQNSFHELPEEAHESLRQSLLEHLSHITIETKSVIVTQLSLALADLALLMSSWQKPVATLLQRFSNNVNMMYALIELLTLIPEEVNSRHLRLGANRRKEILLDLEADSTLVGEYLTLCLVNGNESEQLRSKILKCFTSWVQINAFKLPEISDSMIIVYSFQLLSSGTTSPDLHEAATDCLCSLLHCMELNNSRGGLDDKLFGGIMCLEEAYNMSVAQEDLDKSMNLCRLFTVLVESNLTRMVALSDDETPHYSVKSLDLVLNCVGHYDYEVAEITFNMWYRLSEDLYHRNNYQLTSHFTPYVERLVAALYKHSQLDPDHDGLVSGSFNDFRFKVSEIVKDVIFIVSSISCFKQMFIILQSPNVSWESSEAALFIMQNVARNILPEIMELGEREIPTSRFNQLCEESEVVPKVVEAILNLPENCHIAIRYTSISILGELCDWIDTNPETLQPVLNFLLFALQQKNGLATAAANSLQSICSSCKKHMLGHISGLMEIARCLDGFDIQTESAIGLLKGISIIIGRLPAAQLTPAMQELCSFQVEALSRLTNGDDDGLDGKKSRSDPAFWLDRLASIYRHVSPTVRNNEVNPCAFVIINNWNVLSRALERYKNDSKIMERIVRCIRYAIRCIGKQAMPILEPLVKQIITIYSGHNHSCLLYLGSILVDEFAYEEGCTQGLLNMLQAFIEPTFGVLQMENGLKNHPDMVDDFFRLATRFIQRAPLQFLQSPLVTPIIQCGLLACTLDHREANISVMRFFCSLLRHDRANDLEPMVQSILASHGEALIMNLLYASVFCLHSNMLLDVAEVFIEIKQHSPLQLEEHVKKAVDSLPKKNSGGSVTVTHEQMVQFVSNVVNSQTSRATTQALQDFARLYR, encoded by the exons ATGGAGCCACCGACCGCAGAAGCGGTTCTGCAAGGCGTTTTCACACTGTACAACGATCCGAATAATGTGGAAAAGGAGAAAGCCTCGAAGTGGTTggaagaatttcagaaatcg ATCCATTCCTGGAAGATAGCCGACGAGCTGCTGCGGCAAAAACATGATCTTAATTCCTGCACATTCGCGGCACAAACGATGCGCAACAAGATACAGAACAGCTTTCACGAGTTGCCGGAAGAAGCACACGAATCCCTGCGGCAATCGTTGCTCGAGCATCTTAGCCACATTACGATAGAAACGAAGTCGGTCATCGTTACGCAGCTGTCGCTTGCGCTGGCCGACCTAGCGCTGCTAATGTCTTCCTGGCAGAAGCCGGTCGCCACCCTGCTCCAGCGCTTCTCAAACAACGTCAACATGATGTACGCACTGATCGAGCTGCTAACGCTAATACCGGAGGAAGTGAACTCGCGACATCTACGGCTCGGTGCGAACCGGCGGAAAGAGATACTGCTCGATCTGGAGGCAGACTCTACGCTGGTCGGCGAGTACTTGACGCTGTGTCTCGTCAATGGCAACGAGAGCGAGCAGCTGCGATCAAAGATTCTGAAATGTTTCACGTCCTGGGTGCAGATCAATGCATTTAAGTTGCCAGAAATCAGCGACAGCATGATCATCGTGTACAGCTTCCAGCTGCTCAGCAGTGGTACCACCAGTCCGGATCTGCACGAAGCGGCAACGGATTGTTTGTGTTCGCTGCTGCATTGTATGGAGCTGAACAATTCGCGCGGTGGCCTGGACGATAAGCTATTCGGTGGTATCATGTGCCTGGAGGAGGCGTACAACATGTCGGTCGCGCAGGAAGATTTGGACAAATCGATGAACCTGTGCCGGTTGTTTACGGTGCTGGTGGAGAGCAATTTGACGCGGATGGTAGCATTATCGGATGACGAGACGCCACACTATTCGGTGAAATCGCTCGATCTGGTGCTAAACTGTGTGGGGCATTACGATTACGAGGTGGCCGAAATTACCTTCAACATGTGGTACCGGTTGAGCGAAGATTTGTACCACCGGAACAATTATCAGCTTACGTCGCATTTTACACCGTACGTGGAGCGTCTCGTAGCGGCACTGTACAAGCACTCGCAGCTCGATCCTGATCACGATGGGTTGGTGAGCGGATCGTTTAAT GATTTCCGGTTCAAGGTTTCAGAAATAGTCAAGGATGTCATATTTATCGTCAGCTCGATCAGCTGCTTCAAGCAGATGTTCATCATACTGCAAAGCCCGAACGTTTCGTGGGAATCGAGCGAAGCGGCCCTCTTTATCATGCAGAACGTGGCGCGCAATATCCTGCC AGAGATTATGGAATTGGGAGAGCGTGAGATACCAACGTCGAGGTTCAACCAGCTTTG TGAGGAGAGCGAGGTCGTACCGAAGGTGGTCGAGGCGATACTGAACCTGCCGGAAAATTGTCACATCGCGATCCGCTACACCTCGATCAGCATCCTTGGCGAGCTGTGCGACTGGATCGACACGAACCCGGAAACGCTTCAGCCCGTGCTAAACTTTCTGCTCTTTGCGCTGCAGCAAAAGAATGGGCTGGCTACAGCGGCCGCCAACTCACTGCAATCGATCTGCTCGTCGTGCAAAAAGCATATGCTCGGCCACATTAGCGGGCTGATGGAGATAGCGCGATGTTTGGATGGTTTCGACATCCAGACGGAATCGGCAATCGGGCTGCTGAAGGGTATATCCATCATTATTGGCCGTTTACCGGCGGCCCAGCTTACACCGGCCATGCAGGAACTGTGCAGCTTCCAGGTGGAAGCACTTAGCCGACTGACGaacggcgatgatgatgggctGGATGGGAAGAAAAGTCGTTCCGATCCGGCGTTCTGGTTAGACCGGTTAGCTTCCATCTATCGGCACGTCAGCCCAACCGTACGGAACAACGAGGTAAACCCTTGCGCGttcgtcatcatcaacaactgGAACGTACTGTCCCGTGCCCTGGAACGGTATAAGAACGATTCGAAAATAATGGAGCGCATTGTACGTTGCATCCGGTACGCTATACGGTGTATCGGGAAGCAAGCGATGCCGATCCTGGAACCGCTGGTGAAACAGATCATCACCATCTATTCCGGCCACAATCATAGCTGCCTGCTGTACCTCGGCAGCATACTGGTGGACGAGTTTGCGTACGAGGAAGGCTGTACCCAGGGTTTGCTCAATATGCTGCAGGCCTTCATCGAACCAACGTTCGGTGTGCTGCAGATGGAGAATGGGTTGAAAAACCATCCCGACATGGTGGACGATTTCTTCCGGCTAGCGACACGGTTCATACAACGTGCTCCATTGCAATTTCTCCAGTCGCCACTGGTCACGCCAATCATCCAGTGTGGACTGTTGGCGTGCACGCTCGATCATCGCGAGGCCAACATATCTGTGATGCGATTTTTCTGCAGCCTGTTGCGCCACGACCGAGCGAACGATCTGGAACCGATGGTGCAATCGATACTGGCGTCCCACGGCGAAGCGCTCATCATGAATCTGCTGTACGCGTCCGTCTTCTGTCTGCACTCGAACATGCTACTGGACGTGGCGGAAGTATTTATCGAAATCAAACAACACAGTCCACTGCAGCTAGAGGAGCACGTTAAGAAGGCGGTCGACTCACTGCCAAAGAAGAACAGTGGCGGTTCCGTGACAGTCACGCACGAACAGATGGTACAATTCGTATCGAACGTTGTCAA CTCCCAGACTTCAAGGGCCACCACACAAGCACTGCAAGACTTTGCGCGACTATATCGATAG
- the LOC126559062 gene encoding ras-related and estrogen-regulated growth inhibitor-like has protein sequence MTNLNKLKVVVIGSAKVGKSAVTVRYLTKRYIGEYSSARDFLYRHSITYDNITTEVEIMDTSRCDKRGCLYEHLRWGDAFVVVYSICDKASFEEAADYLQQLTKLKLPSYYTLLLLGNKSDLDHAREISVNDGQELSFRYSCQFYEVSAAENFAGVSLAFHSLIREARSTQLFRALPMRRKLGVNSVSKALGNIFGKNSKGERKKRPSLSI, from the exons CCGTCACGGTCCGTTATCTCACGAAGCGTTACATTGGGGAGTACAGCTCGGCGAGAG ACTTCCTTTATCGGCACAGCATCACCTATGACAACATTACGACCGAGGTGGAAATTATGGACACTTCCCGATGTGAT AAACGCGGTTGCTTATATGAACATCTTCGCTGGGGTGACGCATTCGTGGTCGTCTACTCTATCTGTGATAAGGCGAGCTTCGAGGAGGCAGCCGACTACTTGCAACAGCTGACCAAGCTAAAGTTGCCCTCATACTATACGCTATTGCTGCTGGGCAACAAAAGTGATCTCGATCATGCGAG GGAAATTTCCGTAAACGATGGACAGGAGCTATCCTTTAGATATTCTTGCCAGTTCTACGAGGTATCGGCGGCGGAAAATTTTGCCGGCGTTTCGCTTGCATTCCACTCGCTGATTCGTGAGGCACGTTCTACCCAACTTTTCCGCGCGTTACCGATGCGAAGGAAGCTGGGCGTTAACAGCGTATCGAAGGCACTCGGGAACATCTTTGGCAAGAACAGCAAAGGTGAAAGAAAGAAGCGACCCTCGCTTAGCATATga